One window from the genome of Cyclobacterium amurskyense encodes:
- a CDS encoding ABC transporter permease produces the protein MKRFIGFVRKEFYHIYRDKRSLFILFGMPIAQILLFGFAITNEINKVEIAIMDHAKDATTIEIINKMASSKYFSINRYLDAESEVEGVFKEGKIKAVIVFEKDFGEKRVKNGQSTLQLIADATDPNTANSITNYIQSIVQQYNQSINIHQVGGPQVMTQTHMAFNPEIKSVFMFVPGVMTIILMLVSAMMTSISIAKEKELGTMEILLVSPLKPFQVILGKVVPYILLSIINAIVIVLLSIFIFKMSVQGSLILLGAESVLFILTSLSLGILISTITETQQTAMMISLMGLMLPVILLSGFIFPIASMPLPLQVISNIIPAKWFIIIIKGIMLKGVGIAFIWKETLILIGMTLFFIGISTYKYKIRLE, from the coding sequence ATGAAGCGTTTTATTGGTTTTGTAAGGAAGGAATTCTACCATATCTACAGGGATAAAAGGTCACTATTTATCCTTTTTGGCATGCCTATCGCTCAGATTTTATTATTTGGATTCGCCATTACCAATGAAATTAATAAGGTGGAAATTGCTATTATGGACCATGCCAAGGATGCCACCACCATTGAGATTATTAATAAAATGGCCTCTTCCAAATACTTTTCTATCAACCGGTACTTAGATGCAGAATCCGAGGTAGAAGGGGTTTTCAAGGAAGGGAAAATTAAAGCTGTCATTGTTTTTGAAAAAGACTTTGGCGAGAAACGAGTGAAAAATGGGCAATCTACTCTACAGCTAATTGCCGATGCGACTGATCCCAACACGGCCAATTCTATCACCAATTACATTCAATCAATTGTCCAGCAGTACAATCAATCCATAAATATCCATCAAGTTGGAGGGCCACAGGTTATGACCCAAACCCATATGGCTTTCAACCCTGAGATAAAGAGTGTATTTATGTTTGTGCCTGGGGTGATGACGATTATTTTAATGTTGGTGTCTGCTATGATGACTTCCATATCCATTGCAAAGGAAAAGGAGTTGGGAACTATGGAGATTTTATTGGTCTCTCCACTTAAACCTTTTCAGGTGATATTAGGCAAGGTGGTTCCCTATATTTTGCTTTCTATCATTAATGCAATAGTTATCGTATTGCTAAGTATTTTTATTTTTAAAATGTCCGTTCAGGGAAGCCTGATTTTATTAGGTGCTGAAAGTGTGTTGTTTATCCTTACTTCTTTGTCCTTAGGGATATTAATATCAACTATAACAGAGACGCAGCAGACGGCCATGATGATCTCATTGATGGGTTTAATGCTGCCGGTAATCCTCTTGTCAGGATTTATATTCCCAATAGCCAGTATGCCGCTTCCTTTACAAGTTATCAGCAATATTATACCGGCCAAATGGTTTATCATCATCATTAAAGGAATCATGTTGAAAGGAGTGGGAATAGCTTTTATATGGAAAGAGACGCTTATCCTTATAGGCATGACGCTATTCTTTATTGGAATCAGTACCTACAAATATAAAATCAGGCTTGAATAA
- a CDS encoding ABC transporter permease, with product MKTIGYLIQKEFKQIFRNKGMLPIIFILPIIQLLILSNAATYEVKDIKFGYIDADRSSSSRALIEKFRSSTYFNLLAPYSSYAEANSGMLEGKVNVIMEIPNNFERQLVNNEKTSIGLTVDAIDGAAAGVETAYIQQIVQEFNQSIALKSAVSKNRSGFAGLITIIPSYWYNITLDYKTFMVPGILVLLVTMITLFLSGMNIVREKEIGTLEQINVTPIKKSQFIIGKLFPFWIIGLGLLSIGLVLAKLIFDIPLLGSLGILYFYTAIYILVILGIGLFISNFTETQQQAMFIAWFFIVIFILMSGLFTPIESMPKWAQLITTFNPIRYFVEVVRMVMLKGAGFSDILPQLWKTFAYAILVNGLAVYSYKKVN from the coding sequence ATGAAAACCATCGGATATTTGATACAAAAGGAATTCAAGCAGATCTTTAGAAATAAGGGAATGCTTCCTATTATTTTTATTTTGCCCATCATTCAACTCCTTATTCTGTCCAATGCAGCTACCTATGAAGTAAAGGACATAAAATTTGGCTACATCGATGCAGACCGTAGCTCTTCCTCCAGGGCATTGATTGAAAAATTCCGTTCATCGACCTATTTCAACCTGCTTGCTCCCTACTCATCCTATGCTGAGGCGAATTCAGGAATGTTGGAGGGAAAAGTAAATGTGATCATGGAAATCCCCAATAATTTTGAACGACAACTGGTAAACAATGAAAAAACGTCAATAGGACTCACCGTTGATGCCATAGATGGGGCAGCAGCAGGAGTAGAGACTGCCTATATCCAACAAATAGTTCAGGAATTTAACCAAAGTATAGCCTTGAAGTCAGCTGTTAGTAAAAACCGAAGTGGCTTTGCTGGGTTGATTACAATTATTCCCTCCTATTGGTACAATATCACACTGGATTATAAAACATTTATGGTGCCGGGGATATTGGTACTTCTGGTCACTATGATCACATTGTTTCTTTCAGGGATGAATATTGTCAGGGAAAAAGAAATAGGGACATTGGAACAAATAAATGTTACCCCGATCAAAAAAAGTCAATTTATTATTGGCAAGCTTTTTCCCTTTTGGATTATAGGTTTGGGTTTGTTGAGTATTGGCTTGGTGCTGGCAAAGCTTATCTTTGACATTCCCCTACTCGGGAGTTTGGGTATCCTTTATTTTTATACTGCGATCTATATATTGGTGATTCTGGGTATTGGTCTTTTTATTTCCAATTTCACAGAAACCCAGCAGCAAGCCATGTTTATTGCCTGGTTTTTCATCGTCATTTTTATTCTAATGAGTGGGTTGTTTACGCCTATAGAGAGCATGCCAAAATGGGCACAACTGATAACCACCTTCAATCCCATCAGGTATTTTGTGGAGGTAGTGCGGATGGTAATGTTGAAGGGCGCAGGTTTTTCAGATATTTTGCCGCAGTTATGGAAAACCTTTGCCTATGCCATCTTGGTGAATGGGTTGGCTGTGTACAGTTATAAAAAAGTGAATTAA
- the infB gene encoding translation initiation factor IF-2: MSEEKMMRLGQVARKLNVGVSTIVESMAKKGFEVESNPNSKISSEHYNMLAKEFKSSAQEKEEASHLSIGKRHNENFTIKAESESEPEKEIKKPEPKKPVAPTPPVEDKKPVEKATDKISTEAPKLQGIKVLGKIDLDANKSKPKPEPVKEVAQPTPAKPVAEEPKKPAPKPEPKKEPEVKEEKHKPQVAAETKPEPTTPKPTPAPVIPEKPVEKAAAPKAEEKQKPAPAKAPEEKPAAATPKETTPAQSKPITEEKTTKEPEKPIEKTEDKVISAKADSLKGLTVLGKIELPKDKPKKKSKPVASSDERNKEKKKRPRKRIDNRPAKPADGARPTSPAGRGPGGSGQGGGARKGNNRGGVGRPAGRGQNPRFQKEEPTQKEIQDQIKQTLARLQGGGRSGGKNKNRRDKRSDRTKEVSETPEESKILRVTEFISANDLASLMDVSVNEVISVCMGLGMFVSINQRLDAEAITIIADEFNYDVEFTKTDEEETEVIEEESEDTLIERAPIVTIMGHVDHGKTSLLDYIRRAKVTHGEAGGITQHIGAYDVETKDGNKIAFLDTPGHEAFTAMRARGAKITDVAIIVIAADDNVMPQTKEAINHAQVAGVPMIFAINKIDRPNSNPERIKEELANMNLLVEDWGGKYQSQDISAKTGAGIDELLEKVLLESEILELKANPDKNAVGTVVEASLDKGRGYVSTVMVQAGTLHVGDTILAGQHYGRVKAMFDHLGKKLDAAGPSTPVQVLGLGGAPQAGDVFKVYDSEREAREIANSREQIQREQSLRTKKHITLDEIGRRLAIGSFKELNIIIKGDVDGSVEALSDSLLKLSKEEVNVNIIHHGVGQISESDVLLASASDAIILGFQVRPSVNAKRLAEQEEIEIRHYSIIYDAINQIKDAIEGMLEPEFEEVITGNIEVREVFKISKVGTVAGCYVTDGYINRKNKIRIIRDGIVIHEGEISALKRFKDDVSEVKYGYECGVSIKGFNDILEGDTFEGYKMEEVKRKK; the protein is encoded by the coding sequence ATGTCAGAAGAAAAAATGATGCGATTAGGCCAAGTAGCCAGAAAGCTCAACGTGGGTGTTTCCACCATCGTTGAGTCTATGGCCAAGAAGGGCTTTGAGGTAGAAAGCAATCCGAACTCGAAAATTAGTTCGGAGCATTATAATATGCTTGCCAAAGAGTTCAAGTCTTCTGCCCAAGAAAAGGAAGAGGCCTCCCATCTATCTATAGGCAAAAGGCACAATGAAAACTTTACCATCAAGGCAGAGTCGGAATCTGAGCCTGAAAAAGAAATCAAAAAACCAGAGCCAAAAAAACCGGTAGCTCCTACTCCTCCTGTTGAGGACAAGAAACCTGTGGAAAAAGCTACTGACAAAATATCAACTGAAGCACCCAAACTTCAGGGCATTAAAGTATTGGGTAAAATTGACCTGGATGCTAATAAATCCAAGCCAAAGCCTGAGCCTGTAAAAGAAGTAGCGCAACCTACTCCTGCTAAGCCTGTAGCGGAAGAGCCTAAAAAGCCTGCGCCTAAGCCTGAACCTAAAAAAGAACCAGAAGTAAAAGAGGAAAAACATAAACCTCAAGTAGCTGCTGAAACAAAACCGGAACCGACAACTCCGAAACCTACTCCTGCTCCAGTAATTCCCGAAAAGCCTGTAGAAAAAGCTGCTGCTCCAAAAGCAGAAGAAAAACAAAAACCTGCTCCGGCAAAAGCACCAGAAGAAAAACCTGCTGCCGCTACTCCTAAGGAGACTACACCAGCCCAATCGAAGCCAATTACTGAAGAAAAAACAACTAAAGAACCGGAAAAACCTATCGAAAAGACTGAAGACAAGGTGATCTCTGCAAAAGCAGATTCCCTTAAAGGTTTGACTGTATTGGGAAAAATAGAACTTCCTAAAGACAAACCAAAGAAAAAATCCAAACCTGTTGCCTCTTCTGATGAACGCAACAAGGAGAAGAAAAAACGTCCGAGAAAACGGATTGATAACCGTCCTGCCAAACCTGCAGACGGAGCGAGACCTACGTCACCTGCCGGTAGAGGACCAGGTGGATCAGGGCAAGGTGGTGGAGCCAGAAAAGGCAATAACAGAGGCGGTGTCGGAAGACCTGCAGGAAGAGGTCAAAACCCTCGTTTCCAAAAAGAGGAACCAACCCAGAAAGAAATTCAAGACCAAATCAAACAAACTCTTGCAAGACTGCAAGGTGGTGGTAGATCTGGTGGAAAAAATAAAAATAGAAGAGACAAGCGCTCTGACAGAACGAAGGAGGTTAGCGAAACACCTGAGGAAAGCAAAATACTACGGGTAACGGAATTTATTTCCGCAAATGACCTGGCTTCCCTAATGGATGTTTCTGTTAACGAAGTAATCTCTGTCTGTATGGGACTTGGAATGTTCGTTTCAATCAACCAAAGACTGGATGCAGAAGCAATAACCATTATTGCAGATGAATTTAACTATGATGTAGAATTTACTAAAACCGACGAAGAAGAGACAGAAGTCATCGAGGAGGAAAGTGAAGACACATTGATTGAAAGAGCTCCTATTGTCACCATAATGGGACACGTAGATCACGGTAAAACATCCCTTTTGGATTATATCCGTAGAGCTAAAGTGACACATGGTGAAGCAGGTGGTATCACTCAGCACATTGGTGCCTATGATGTAGAAACCAAGGATGGAAACAAAATTGCATTCTTAGATACACCAGGACACGAAGCCTTTACGGCGATGAGAGCAAGGGGTGCTAAAATCACGGATGTAGCAATCATTGTAATTGCAGCGGATGACAATGTCATGCCTCAAACAAAAGAAGCTATCAACCATGCTCAGGTAGCTGGTGTTCCAATGATATTCGCTATCAACAAAATAGATAGGCCAAATTCCAACCCGGAAAGAATCAAGGAGGAACTGGCCAATATGAACCTACTGGTTGAAGACTGGGGTGGTAAATACCAATCTCAAGATATTTCTGCCAAAACAGGTGCTGGTATAGACGAGCTTTTGGAAAAAGTTTTGCTTGAATCTGAAATTCTAGAGCTTAAAGCAAATCCAGATAAAAACGCTGTCGGTACAGTAGTAGAGGCTTCCCTTGATAAAGGTAGGGGTTATGTATCTACAGTCATGGTACAGGCAGGTACCCTACATGTTGGAGACACCATTTTGGCAGGCCAACATTATGGTAGAGTAAAAGCAATGTTTGACCACTTGGGTAAAAAACTCGATGCAGCAGGACCTTCCACACCAGTACAAGTACTTGGTTTAGGCGGTGCTCCTCAAGCAGGTGATGTATTCAAAGTATATGACTCTGAAAGAGAAGCAAGAGAAATTGCTAACTCTAGAGAGCAAATACAAAGAGAACAAAGCTTACGTACCAAGAAACATATCACACTGGATGAGATCGGTAGACGATTGGCCATTGGTAGCTTTAAAGAACTTAACATCATTATCAAAGGTGATGTGGATGGTTCAGTAGAAGCCTTGTCTGATTCCTTACTGAAACTCTCTAAAGAGGAAGTGAACGTAAATATCATTCACCATGGTGTAGGTCAGATTTCTGAATCTGATGTATTGCTTGCCTCTGCTTCTGATGCGATTATCTTAGGCTTCCAGGTAAGACCTTCTGTCAATGCAAAACGTCTTGCCGAGCAAGAGGAAATTGAAATCAGACATTACTCAATTATTTATGATGCCATCAACCAGATTAAAGATGCCATTGAAGGTATGCTTGAACCTGAATTTGAAGAGGTAATCACAGGTAATATTGAAGTAAGAGAAGTGTTCAAAATCTCTAAAGTCGGAACAGTCGCTGGTTGTTATGTTACGGATGGTTATATCAACCGTAAAAACAAAATTAGAATTATCAGAGATGGTATAGTAATTCATGAAGGAGAAATCAGTGCCTTGAAACGATTCAAGGATGATGTAAGCGAAGTGAAATACGGCTACGAATGTGGTGTTTCCATTAAAGGATTCAACGATATCCTGGAAGGTGATACCTTCGAAGGATACAAAATGGAAGAGGTCAAGCGTAAAAAATAA
- the nusA gene encoding transcription termination factor NusA — MDAKILIESFAEFARSKNVDRPTMIRILEDVFRAMIRKKYETDENFDVIINADKGDLEIVRIRQIVDDNSEDIWDHDKISLAEAKKIEPDFEIGEETYEKIELEDFGRRAVMMARQTLIQRIKDLEKDLLFQQYEELVSEIITAEVYQILGREILLMDAEGNELIMPKSEQIPKDRFRKGDTVRAIVHKVEMINGNPRIILSRTSPIFLERLFENEVPEVYDGLITIKKIVREPGDRAKVAVESYDDRIDPVGACVGMKGSRIHAVVRELQNENIDVINYTDNLDLYVSRALSPAKVTSLQVNEEAKRISVYLKPDQVSLAIGKGGFNIRLASRLVGYEIDVFRELSGYEDEEDVDLSEFSDEIESWVLEELKKTGLDTAKSVLALTKEDLLRRTELEEETIADIFKILKQEFE; from the coding sequence ATGGATGCTAAAATTCTGATTGAATCATTTGCAGAGTTTGCAAGATCAAAAAATGTGGATCGACCAACAATGATCCGCATTCTCGAAGATGTATTTAGGGCGATGATTCGTAAAAAGTATGAAACTGATGAAAACTTTGATGTGATCATCAATGCGGACAAGGGTGATTTAGAAATCGTAAGGATTAGACAGATCGTTGACGACAATTCTGAAGACATCTGGGATCATGACAAGATCAGTTTGGCGGAAGCCAAGAAGATTGAACCTGATTTTGAGATAGGTGAAGAGACTTATGAAAAAATAGAATTAGAAGATTTTGGTCGCAGAGCAGTGATGATGGCCAGACAAACACTTATCCAGAGGATCAAAGATTTGGAGAAGGATTTGCTTTTCCAACAATATGAGGAGCTGGTAAGTGAGATTATAACTGCAGAAGTTTATCAGATACTAGGTAGAGAAATTCTACTTATGGATGCTGAAGGCAATGAATTGATCATGCCAAAATCAGAGCAAATACCGAAGGACAGGTTTAGAAAGGGAGATACTGTCCGGGCAATTGTTCACAAAGTGGAGATGATCAATGGTAACCCAAGAATTATCCTTTCAAGAACTTCACCAATCTTCCTTGAAAGGTTGTTTGAGAATGAAGTACCTGAAGTATATGATGGACTTATTACCATTAAGAAAATAGTAAGGGAACCAGGTGACAGGGCCAAGGTAGCGGTAGAGTCTTATGACGACCGTATCGATCCTGTTGGAGCTTGTGTAGGTATGAAAGGTAGCAGAATCCATGCTGTAGTTAGAGAACTACAAAATGAGAACATCGATGTTATCAATTATACGGACAATCTTGACTTGTATGTTTCCAGAGCGTTAAGTCCTGCAAAGGTAACTTCACTTCAAGTGAATGAAGAAGCCAAAAGGATTTCGGTATATTTGAAGCCTGATCAGGTTTCTCTAGCCATAGGTAAAGGTGGATTTAATATCAGACTTGCCAGTAGATTGGTAGGATATGAAATTGACGTATTCCGTGAACTATCAGGTTATGAGGATGAAGAAGATGTTGATCTATCTGAATTTTCTGACGAAATTGAGAGTTGGGTATTAGAGGAGTTGAAAAAAACAGGTTTAGATACCGCGAAAAGTGTGTTGGCATTGACCAAAGAGGACCTTCTTAGAAGGACTGAATTGGAAGAAGAAACAATCGCCGATATATTTAAAATATTAAAACAAGAATTTGAATAG
- a CDS encoding ribosome maturation factor RimP produces MDLRQTIEEIVEKHLPDSSHFVVDVQIVEKGNKKSLHILIDADHGINIDTCALVSRAVGEEVEAKELMDTAYVMEVSSPGVDFPLSSRRQYEKNIGRNLKVTLEEGEEKEGKLTEVDQRAIQIMVKKKEKGKKFVEEPLSIPFDQIKKSIVLVSFK; encoded by the coding sequence ATGGATTTGAGGCAAACGATAGAAGAAATAGTGGAAAAACACCTGCCTGACAGCAGCCATTTTGTCGTAGATGTACAAATTGTGGAGAAGGGTAATAAAAAATCTTTACATATATTAATTGATGCTGACCACGGCATCAATATTGATACTTGTGCTTTGGTTAGCAGGGCCGTTGGCGAGGAGGTTGAAGCTAAAGAGCTGATGGACACTGCATATGTAATGGAGGTTTCATCCCCAGGAGTGGATTTTCCGTTAAGTTCAAGAAGGCAATACGAAAAAAATATTGGCCGCAACTTGAAAGTAACCCTAGAAGAGGGCGAGGAAAAGGAAGGAAAACTCACTGAAGTAGACCAGAGGGCTATTCAGATAATGGTGAAGAAAAAAGAAAAGGGCAAAAAGTTTGTTGAAGAACCTCTCAGCATACCTTTTGACCAAATAAAGAAATCAATAGTATTAGTCTCTTTCAAATAA
- the cysS gene encoding cysteine--tRNA ligase, translating to MQSKKLKIYNTLSRTKEIFEPISSPNVGMYVCGPTVYGDAHLGHARAAVSFDIVFRYLRFLDYKVRYVRNITDVGHLEADADDGEDKIAKKAKLEQLEPMEVAQQYASSYHRDMEMLNTHKPSIEPRATGHIPEQIKLIEEIIANGLAYEVNGSVYFDVLKYNKEEKQYGVLSGRVVDELMSGSRELDGQSEKRNPVDFALWKKASPEHLMRWDSKWSVGFPGWHLECTAMSSKYLGEQFDIHGGGMDLMFPHHECEIAQSNASHHTDPAKYWMHNNMITINGQKMGKSLGNFITLQQLFNGDHDKLEQAYSPMTVRYFILTAHYRSTLDFSNQALQAAQKGYKKLINGLRIASQIQYKADPEILVDEKNVEQIEKSIAAAFDAMNDDFNTAQAIGHLFNLLKKINSLYTGQLHSAQLGKDVFDKLIQTFNVFITEILGLVEEKGDNQDELLKVIIDLYSKAKTARDYQKVDEIRAGLKGLGVIIKDMKHGVDWAYEE from the coding sequence ATGCAATCAAAAAAGTTAAAAATATACAATACCCTTTCCAGAACTAAAGAAATATTTGAACCGATTAGCAGCCCAAATGTAGGGATGTATGTCTGTGGACCCACGGTTTATGGAGATGCTCACCTTGGTCATGCAAGGGCAGCTGTGTCTTTTGATATTGTTTTTAGGTACCTAAGATTTTTGGATTATAAAGTTCGGTATGTCCGAAATATTACTGATGTGGGTCATTTAGAAGCAGATGCTGACGATGGGGAAGACAAAATTGCCAAAAAAGCCAAGCTCGAACAATTGGAACCAATGGAGGTGGCACAACAATATGCCTCTTCCTACCATAGAGATATGGAAATGTTGAATACCCATAAACCAAGCATAGAACCTCGTGCTACTGGTCACATTCCTGAGCAAATAAAACTTATAGAAGAGATTATTGCCAATGGCCTGGCTTACGAGGTAAATGGCAGTGTGTATTTCGATGTTTTGAAATACAATAAGGAGGAAAAACAATACGGTGTCTTGTCCGGCAGGGTGGTCGATGAATTAATGAGTGGAAGTAGGGAACTAGATGGACAGTCTGAAAAGAGAAATCCTGTAGATTTTGCCCTATGGAAAAAAGCTTCTCCAGAACACCTGATGCGTTGGGATTCAAAATGGAGCGTGGGCTTCCCGGGTTGGCACCTAGAGTGTACGGCCATGAGTTCCAAATACCTTGGTGAGCAATTTGATATCCACGGTGGTGGAATGGACCTGATGTTTCCGCATCACGAATGTGAAATCGCGCAAAGCAATGCAAGCCATCATACCGACCCGGCTAAGTATTGGATGCACAACAATATGATTACCATCAATGGGCAAAAGATGGGTAAATCCCTTGGGAATTTTATTACCCTTCAGCAATTGTTCAATGGGGATCATGACAAGTTGGAACAGGCCTATAGTCCCATGACGGTGCGGTATTTTATCTTGACGGCCCATTACCGTTCTACCCTTGATTTTTCCAATCAAGCCCTGCAGGCAGCCCAAAAAGGGTATAAAAAATTGATCAATGGACTTAGAATAGCTTCGCAAATTCAATATAAGGCTGATCCTGAGATTCTTGTGGATGAGAAGAATGTGGAACAAATAGAAAAGAGTATTGCTGCTGCTTTTGATGCCATGAATGATGATTTCAATACCGCACAGGCCATAGGTCATCTCTTTAATCTGTTGAAAAAAATCAATAGCCTATATACGGGACAATTGCATTCTGCTCAACTTGGAAAAGATGTATTTGATAAATTGATTCAGACTTTTAATGTGTTTATTACTGAAATTCTTGGCTTGGTAGAAGAGAAGGGAGACAATCAGGATGAACTATTGAAAGTGATCATTGACTTGTATAGCAAAGCCAAAACGGCGCGAGATTACCAGAAAGTGGATGAGATCAGGGCTGGATTAAAAGGATTGGGAGTGATAATTAAAGATATGAAGCATGGTGTGGATTGGGCTTATGAAGAATAA
- a CDS encoding M28 family peptidase, whose protein sequence is MKNNISTGLFLGLLLLVAACGDKPSNESKTEAVISYQQAPDFNADSAYHYIQQQVDFGPRVPNSEAHKAAGDWMVNKLKSFGLSVTEQTFKDKTYDGIELQLRNIIGSYKPEASKRILLGAHWDTRRIADKDTERLDEPIDGANDGASGVAVLLEIARVLHTDSLQPDVGIDFIFFDGEDDGEPEHRNFRDNSQIWWCLGSQYWSTTPHVKGYSAYYGILVDMVGGKNARFYKEGYSVQFAKNIVDKVWTQAHHLGFGDFFQMRNAEPITDDHLFVNQNANIPMINIIDFSPDFGFGHYHHTHKDNMEIIDKKTLSVVGQTVLFTLFQE, encoded by the coding sequence ATGAAGAATAATATAAGTACAGGTTTATTCCTGGGCTTGCTGCTTTTGGTAGCTGCCTGTGGGGATAAACCCAGTAACGAGAGTAAAACCGAGGCGGTAATAAGCTATCAGCAGGCCCCGGACTTTAATGCCGATTCGGCCTATCATTATATACAGCAACAGGTGGACTTTGGTCCCAGGGTACCCAATTCGGAAGCCCATAAGGCGGCTGGAGATTGGATGGTAAATAAGCTGAAAAGTTTTGGGCTGAGTGTGACCGAACAGACTTTTAAAGACAAAACTTACGATGGAATAGAACTCCAATTGAGGAATATTATCGGAAGTTATAAGCCGGAAGCGAGCAAGAGGATATTATTGGGGGCACACTGGGATACCAGGAGGATAGCCGATAAGGACACGGAGCGATTGGATGAGCCAATAGATGGAGCCAATGATGGCGCAAGTGGTGTAGCTGTTTTGCTCGAAATAGCCCGTGTGTTGCATACGGATAGCTTGCAGCCCGATGTAGGGATTGATTTTATTTTCTTCGATGGGGAAGATGATGGAGAGCCTGAACACAGGAATTTCCGCGACAATAGCCAAATATGGTGGTGTCTTGGGTCTCAATATTGGTCCACAACTCCTCATGTAAAAGGCTATTCTGCCTATTATGGTATCCTTGTGGACATGGTAGGTGGAAAAAATGCAAGGTTTTATAAAGAAGGCTATTCTGTACAATTTGCCAAAAACATAGTAGACAAGGTGTGGACTCAGGCCCATCATTTGGGTTTTGGAGATTTCTTCCAAATGCGAAATGCAGAGCCCATCACAGACGACCATCTTTTTGTCAATCAGAACGCCAATATTCCTATGATCAATATTATTGATTTTAGCCCTGATTTTGGTTTTGGACATTATCACCATACCCATAAGGACAATATGGAGATCATAGACAAGAAGACCCTTTCCGTGGTTGGGCAAACTGTTTTGTTTACGCTTTTTCAAGAATAA
- the galK gene encoding galactokinase — protein sequence MTIPELISKTFEEKYQESPLIVRSPGRINLIGEHTDYNEGFVLPAAIDKSIYLGFAKNSSRNCRVFSLDFQEEMTFSLDDLKPAKGWVNFVMGVANAIQKSGKKLEGFDCVFGGDIPIGAGLSSSAALENGVGFGLNQLFDLKLERLELLKFSQQAEHEFVGVKCGIMDMFASMMGKKDQVIRLDCRSLEHSYFPLELGDYQLILCNTKVAHSLAESAYNQRREECQEGVSQVKKHFPEVKSLRDISLSMLDKAKGEMSAVVYKRCAYVIEENERLIKTCEALDKQDLEGVGQFLYGSHDGLSIDYEVSCPELDFLVDYTRELPHVLGARMMGGGFGGCTLNLIKKTDKNEFIAAISAAYAHKFNRQMESYEVNVADGTGLINL from the coding sequence ATGACCATTCCAGAACTTATCTCAAAAACCTTCGAGGAAAAGTACCAAGAAAGCCCCTTGATTGTCCGTTCTCCGGGAAGGATCAACCTTATCGGTGAGCATACCGATTACAATGAGGGTTTTGTGTTGCCTGCGGCCATTGACAAGTCCATCTACCTTGGCTTTGCCAAAAATAGCAGCAGAAATTGTCGTGTTTTCTCCCTTGATTTTCAAGAAGAAATGACTTTTTCACTGGATGACTTGAAACCTGCCAAAGGTTGGGTAAATTTTGTGATGGGCGTGGCCAATGCCATTCAGAAGTCCGGTAAAAAGCTGGAAGGCTTTGACTGTGTATTTGGTGGGGACATTCCTATAGGGGCAGGACTTTCTTCATCTGCCGCTTTGGAAAATGGTGTAGGCTTTGGCCTGAATCAGTTGTTTGATTTAAAGTTGGAAAGGCTGGAATTACTGAAATTTTCCCAACAGGCCGAACATGAATTTGTAGGCGTAAAATGTGGGATCATGGACATGTTTGCTTCCATGATGGGCAAAAAAGACCAGGTCATCCGTCTGGATTGCCGTTCTTTGGAGCATTCCTATTTCCCTTTGGAATTGGGGGACTACCAATTGATCCTATGCAATACCAAAGTGGCCCATTCCCTGGCTGAATCTGCCTATAACCAAAGGAGGGAGGAATGTCAGGAAGGCGTAAGTCAGGTCAAGAAACATTTTCCAGAGGTGAAAAGCCTTCGAGACATAAGCCTATCAATGCTGGACAAGGCAAAGGGGGAAATGTCCGCTGTGGTTTACAAGCGTTGTGCCTATGTGATTGAGGAAAATGAACGCCTGATAAAAACCTGTGAGGCCCTGGACAAGCAGGACCTGGAGGGGGTAGGACAATTTCTCTATGGCTCGCATGATGGACTTTCCATAGATTATGAAGTGAGTTGTCCCGAACTAGATTTTTTGGTGGATTATACCCGGGAATTGCCCCATGTATTGGGCGCCAGAATGATGGGTGGTGGATTTGGAGGATGTACCCTAAACCTGATCAAGAAAACCGATAAAAATGAATTTATAGCCGCCATTTCAGCCGCCTATGCCCACAAATTCAACCGGCAAATGGAAAGCTATGAGGTAAATGTAGCTGATGGTACGGGGCTTATCAATTTATAG